In Jejubacter calystegiae, the following are encoded in one genomic region:
- a CDS encoding OmpA family protein, producing the protein MSAAVRRWLALWTALLTAVVCLVFLPVSQSVALLLTLLVWGGLAALLWLRRRAPTPEMAASLDNLPDARWRRPIVLVCGDLPAPWPDGSPVLTVDDGCWIRVKQEQELDHVARQLLRDRPDWGRQLSVMISVCPQQHQDQAALERHLLALRWQVSQLRRETGHAVPLILSAHVGSMMKRSDIWQAAVAGEPVSVWRESAAPISVASQVTTGGAMAIRQQILMNSLMTWFGSHVTAAFVRENPDMPVISPTAVLWRLGPALNGALPSSLWHDWLRQHTALNQVEGWQPSESAAPAGTLLPDFILPLLPEGRGLTPRQRAWRCGLTIFTLAAIVALCSSAWNNRQLIKRVTFDISHYQRIAMKDYGPKAEAVKTLRLDAAELDNHARNGEPSRLGLGLYQGERLRMPLLEAISSYVPPPPPPKPKPKPVPKIVRLDSMSLFDSGKSDLKTGSTKMLVNSLVGIKAKPGWLIVVSGHTDNTGNPQLNQTLSLKRAEAVRDWMRDTGDVPESCFAVQGYGESRPVANNDTPEGRAQNRRVEISLVPQANACQVPGVTTTSSQDDGASQHEME; encoded by the coding sequence ATGAGTGCTGCGGTACGTCGCTGGCTGGCGCTGTGGACGGCCTTGCTGACGGCGGTCGTTTGTCTGGTCTTTCTGCCGGTTTCCCAGTCAGTTGCTCTCCTGTTGACGCTGCTGGTCTGGGGTGGGCTGGCGGCGCTGCTCTGGCTAAGACGGCGCGCGCCGACGCCGGAAATGGCAGCCAGCTTGGATAATCTGCCCGATGCCCGCTGGCGCAGACCCATCGTACTGGTCTGTGGCGATTTGCCAGCGCCCTGGCCGGATGGCTCGCCGGTACTGACGGTGGATGACGGCTGCTGGATCCGGGTTAAGCAGGAGCAGGAGCTGGACCATGTCGCCCGTCAGCTGTTACGGGATCGTCCGGACTGGGGGCGCCAGCTGTCGGTGATGATTTCTGTCTGCCCGCAGCAGCACCAGGATCAGGCGGCGCTGGAGCGCCATTTGCTCGCTCTGCGCTGGCAGGTCAGTCAACTGCGTCGTGAGACAGGGCATGCCGTTCCGCTGATTCTGAGTGCGCATGTCGGCAGTATGATGAAGCGAAGCGATATCTGGCAGGCCGCTGTTGCGGGAGAACCAGTTAGCGTCTGGCGTGAGTCGGCGGCGCCGATTTCTGTCGCCAGCCAGGTCACGACCGGTGGGGCAATGGCCATACGCCAGCAGATCCTGATGAACAGCCTGATGACCTGGTTTGGGAGTCATGTGACTGCCGCTTTTGTCCGTGAAAATCCGGATATGCCTGTTATCAGTCCGACCGCGGTGCTGTGGCGGCTGGGTCCGGCACTGAATGGCGCCCTGCCGTCATCGCTCTGGCATGACTGGCTGCGCCAGCACACGGCACTAAACCAGGTGGAGGGCTGGCAGCCTTCTGAAAGCGCGGCCCCGGCAGGCACGCTGTTACCGGATTTTATTCTGCCCCTGCTGCCTGAAGGCCGCGGACTGACACCACGCCAGCGGGCGTGGCGCTGCGGGCTGACGATTTTCACGCTGGCGGCGATCGTGGCCTTATGCAGTAGCGCCTGGAATAACCGGCAACTGATAAAACGTGTGACGTTCGATATCAGCCACTACCAGCGCATTGCCATGAAGGATTACGGGCCGAAAGCGGAAGCCGTGAAAACGCTGCGTCTGGACGCCGCTGAACTGGATAACCATGCCCGAAACGGTGAGCCCTCTCGTCTGGGACTGGGGTTATATCAGGGTGAACGCCTGCGAATGCCGCTACTGGAGGCGATAAGCTCATATGTCCCGCCTCCACCTCCGCCCAAACCCAAACCGAAGCCGGTGCCGAAAATCGTACGCCTCGACAGCATGTCGCTGTTCGATTCCGGCAAATCTGATCTGAAAACCGGTTCCACCAAAATGCTGGTTAACTCGCTGGTCGGCATCAAAGCGAAGCCCGGCTGGCTGATTGTTGTGTCCGGCCATACCGATAACACCGGCAATCCGCAACTGAATCAGACGCTCTCCCTGAAGCGCGCCGAAGCGGTGCGTGACTGGATGCGCGATACCGGCGACGTGCCGGAAAGCTGTTTCGCGGTGCAGGGCTATGGTGAAAGCCGCCCTGTTGCCAACAATGACACGCCGGAAGGCCGCGCGCAGAACCGCCGTGTCGAGATCAGCCTGGTACCGCAGGCGAATGCCTGTCAGGTACCGGGCGTTACCACCACGTCATCGCAGGATGATGGCGCATCACAACATGAAATGGAGTAA
- the tssK gene encoding type VI secretion system baseplate subunit TssK → MVSPQHFQQQAAFAAWSDECIARMGLNHPWGVLQATFEPDALKLGRLQPRHLNVRFQDGTLIDTDNGDALPSALVLDDVQGEAVVVLALPLLRANGGNCLKPDEIAERPVRFRQRWRDVRNQFGDDDRQIAILQPELTLRLAHQDNSDYLTCPVARLLQDPQGNWMLDDAFLPPLLTLKASRWLMAQLELLMTRLRARLIRLMSMRRESNERMADFAVADVSLFWLLNALNSAEPVLGQFQRFPQSAPERLWTELARLAGGLLTFSLEHQVSDIPAWQHEQLNEVFPPLFDLLSELLEASLPSRVVAVELEHDKRLHQWLARLHDPRLREGADYYLSVRSPMSVAQLQEQFPRQCKAGSPDYVTSLVNASRQGIPLKPLRHVPAAIPLRLENQYFSLDLAHPAAQEMLQSGNCMFYVPGTLGEPELELFAVLRT, encoded by the coding sequence ATGGTCTCGCCCCAGCACTTTCAGCAGCAGGCCGCATTTGCGGCCTGGTCTGACGAATGTATTGCCCGGATGGGGTTGAATCATCCCTGGGGCGTTTTGCAGGCGACCTTTGAGCCAGATGCCCTGAAGCTGGGGCGTCTTCAGCCCCGTCACCTGAATGTCCGTTTTCAGGATGGGACGCTGATTGATACCGATAATGGCGATGCTTTACCGTCGGCGCTGGTACTTGATGACGTACAGGGCGAGGCGGTGGTGGTGCTGGCATTACCGCTGCTGCGTGCCAATGGTGGCAACTGTCTGAAGCCGGATGAAATTGCAGAACGTCCTGTGCGTTTTCGCCAGCGCTGGCGGGATGTCCGCAACCAGTTTGGCGATGATGACCGTCAGATAGCCATTCTGCAGCCGGAACTGACGCTACGCCTGGCGCACCAGGATAACAGCGATTATCTGACCTGCCCGGTAGCGCGTCTGTTGCAGGATCCGCAGGGTAACTGGATGCTCGATGATGCCTTTCTGCCGCCGCTGTTGACACTGAAGGCCAGCCGCTGGTTGATGGCGCAGTTGGAACTGCTGATGACCCGTTTACGGGCCAGGCTTATCCGCCTGATGTCCATGCGCCGTGAAAGCAATGAACGGATGGCGGATTTCGCGGTGGCGGATGTGTCGCTGTTCTGGCTGCTGAATGCCCTGAACAGCGCCGAGCCGGTGCTGGGGCAGTTTCAGCGTTTTCCACAGAGTGCGCCGGAGCGCCTCTGGACAGAGCTGGCCCGTCTGGCCGGAGGATTGCTGACCTTTTCACTGGAGCATCAGGTAAGCGACATCCCTGCCTGGCAGCATGAGCAACTGAATGAGGTTTTCCCCCCGTTGTTCGATCTGCTCAGTGAGTTGCTGGAAGCCAGCCTGCCCTCGCGGGTGGTGGCCGTTGAACTGGAGCACGATAAGCGCCTGCATCAGTGGCTGGCCCGGCTGCACGATCCCCGGCTGCGTGAAGGGGCTGACTATTATCTGTCCGTTCGCTCGCCCATGTCGGTGGCACAACTGCAGGAGCAATTCCCGCGTCAGTGTAAGGCTGGTAGCCCGGACTATGTCACCAGTCTGGTCAATGCTTCCCGTCAGGGGATCCCCCTGAAGCCCCTGCGTCATGTGCCGGCCGCCATTCCTCTGCGTCTGGAAAACCAGTATTTCTCCCTCGATCTGGCCCATCCGGCCGCGCAGGAGATGCTCCAGAGCGGCAACTGTATGTTTTACGTCCCGGGCACCCTGGGGGAGCCCGAGCTTGAACTGTTTGCGGTGCTGAGAACATGA
- the tssH gene encoding type VI secretion system ATPase TssH yields MENPAILLRRLNPYCARAMEGAATLCQTRAHAEILPEHWLLKLLEQGEGDLTVLARRYEWDMDNLWQDLLGWLDQRPRSVRGRPQLSDNIQTLMQQAWLRASLAGEEQIRSLHLLMALTENPKLAQCDGLWPLLTLGQSQLERLRGLLDAQSDERPEVQQEAELAQGGEVEMVGRPADAEIKEGGLSPALQNALDKFTLDVTAKAKEGKIDPVFGRDNEIRQMVDILSRRRKNNPILVGEPGVGKTALVEGLALRIAEGNVPESLKPVTLRTLDLGLLQAGAGVKGEFEQRLKNIIEAVQQSPTPVLLFIDEAHTIIGAGNQAGGADAANLLKPALARGELRTIAATTWSEYKQYFERDAALERRFQRVLVDEPDDDTACLMLRGLKPRYAQHHGVHITDEAVRAAVTLSRRYLTGRQLPDKAVDLLDTAAARVRMSLDTVPEEIVRLGAAITALEMEKQALLEDIAVGNHGDGERLAAIDTRMESLREQQDVLEQQYRQEKELTARLLDCRADISRQAEIAELQQALAELQQSQALLMPDVDARTVANVIADWTGVPLSSLMKDEQTELLTLEAEIGKRVVGQDVALAAIAQRLRAAKTGLTAENGPQGVFLLVGPSGTGKTETALTLADCLYGGEKSLITINLSEYQEPHTVSQLKGSPPGYVGYGQGGILTEAVRKRPYSVVLLDEVEKAHRDVMNLFYQVFDRGFMRDGEGREIDFRNTVILMTSNLGSDALMQLLDDQPDATEADLHELLRPMLRDHFQPALLARFQTVIYRPLGREAMRAIVGMKLDQVRQRLARHYGIATHTRDALFDALTDACLLPDTGARNIDSLLNQQILPVLSQQLLSHMAAKQKPQTLTLDWDEEEGIVMAFDDEKGDA; encoded by the coding sequence ATGGAAAATCCCGCCATCCTGTTACGCCGTCTTAACCCTTACTGCGCCCGTGCGATGGAAGGCGCTGCCACGCTGTGCCAGACCCGCGCCCATGCGGAGATTCTGCCGGAGCACTGGCTGCTGAAGCTGCTGGAGCAGGGTGAAGGAGATCTGACGGTACTGGCGCGCCGTTACGAATGGGATATGGACAACCTGTGGCAGGATCTGCTGGGCTGGCTGGATCAGCGACCGCGTTCGGTTCGCGGTCGCCCGCAGCTTTCGGACAATATCCAGACCCTGATGCAGCAGGCCTGGCTGCGGGCCTCGCTGGCGGGGGAAGAGCAAATCCGCAGCCTCCATCTGCTGATGGCGCTGACGGAAAACCCGAAGCTGGCGCAGTGCGACGGCCTGTGGCCTCTGCTGACCCTGGGGCAGAGCCAGCTGGAACGACTGCGCGGTCTGCTGGACGCTCAGTCAGACGAGCGCCCGGAAGTGCAGCAGGAGGCGGAACTGGCGCAGGGCGGCGAGGTGGAAATGGTCGGCCGCCCGGCAGACGCGGAGATAAAAGAGGGGGGGCTTTCCCCTGCGCTGCAAAACGCGCTGGATAAGTTCACCCTGGATGTGACGGCCAAAGCGAAAGAGGGGAAGATCGACCCGGTGTTTGGCCGTGATAACGAGATCCGCCAGATGGTGGACATCCTCTCCAGGCGCCGCAAGAACAACCCGATTCTGGTGGGCGAGCCTGGCGTGGGTAAAACCGCGCTGGTGGAAGGACTGGCGCTGCGTATTGCCGAAGGTAACGTGCCGGAAAGCCTGAAGCCCGTGACCCTGCGAACCCTGGACTTGGGTCTGCTTCAGGCAGGCGCGGGCGTGAAAGGCGAATTCGAGCAGCGGCTGAAAAATATTATTGAGGCGGTGCAGCAGTCGCCCACGCCGGTGCTGCTGTTTATCGACGAGGCCCACACCATTATCGGCGCCGGTAATCAGGCCGGGGGCGCCGATGCCGCCAACCTGCTGAAACCGGCGCTGGCCCGCGGCGAGCTGCGCACCATTGCCGCCACCACCTGGAGCGAATACAAACAGTATTTTGAGCGCGATGCCGCGCTGGAGCGCCGCTTCCAGCGGGTTTTAGTGGACGAGCCGGACGACGACACCGCCTGCCTGATGCTGCGGGGCCTGAAACCGCGCTACGCGCAGCACCACGGGGTGCATATCACCGATGAAGCGGTCAGAGCCGCGGTCACGCTCTCGCGTCGCTACCTGACCGGCCGCCAGCTGCCGGATAAAGCCGTGGATCTGCTGGATACCGCCGCAGCCCGGGTGCGCATGAGCCTGGACACCGTGCCGGAAGAGATAGTACGTCTGGGTGCCGCCATCACCGCCCTGGAAATGGAAAAGCAGGCGTTGCTGGAAGATATCGCCGTCGGTAATCACGGCGATGGTGAACGGCTGGCGGCCATCGATACCCGGATGGAAAGCCTGCGCGAACAGCAGGATGTGCTGGAGCAGCAGTACCGTCAGGAAAAAGAACTCACTGCCCGGCTGCTGGACTGTCGCGCCGATATCTCCCGCCAGGCGGAAATTGCCGAACTCCAGCAGGCGCTGGCAGAGCTGCAACAGTCGCAGGCGCTGCTGATGCCGGATGTCGATGCCCGCACCGTGGCCAATGTGATTGCCGACTGGACCGGCGTGCCGCTCTCCTCATTAATGAAGGACGAGCAGACTGAACTGCTGACCCTGGAAGCGGAAATCGGCAAACGGGTGGTCGGGCAGGATGTGGCGCTTGCCGCCATTGCCCAACGCCTGCGCGCGGCCAAAACCGGGCTGACGGCCGAAAACGGTCCCCAGGGTGTGTTTCTGCTGGTCGGCCCCAGCGGCACCGGCAAAACCGAGACCGCGCTGACCCTGGCGGACTGCCTGTACGGCGGCGAGAAGTCGCTGATCACCATCAACCTCTCTGAATATCAGGAGCCGCACACCGTGAGCCAGCTGAAAGGCTCGCCGCCGGGCTACGTCGGCTACGGCCAGGGTGGCATTCTGACCGAGGCGGTGCGCAAGCGGCCTTACAGCGTGGTGCTGCTCGACGAAGTGGAAAAGGCGCACCGCGACGTGATGAACCTGTTCTACCAGGTATTTGACCGCGGCTTTATGCGCGACGGTGAAGGGCGGGAAATTGACTTCCGTAACACGGTGATCCTGATGACCTCCAACCTGGGCAGCGACGCGCTGATGCAACTGCTGGATGACCAGCCGGACGCCACAGAAGCTGACCTGCACGAACTGCTGCGCCCGATGCTGCGCGACCACTTCCAGCCGGCGCTGCTGGCCCGCTTCCAGACGGTTATCTACCGCCCGCTGGGCAGGGAGGCGATGCGCGCCATTGTGGGCATGAAGCTGGACCAGGTGCGCCAGCGTCTGGCGCGTCACTACGGCATCGCCACCCACACCCGCGATGCGCTGTTCGACGCTTTAACCGACGCCTGCCTGCTGCCGGACACCGGCGCCCGCAATATCGACAGCCTGCTGAATCAGCAGATCCTGCCGGTACTCAGCCAGCAGCTGTTAAGCCATATGGCGGCGAAGCAGAAGCCGCAGACCCTGACCCTCGACTGGGATGAGGAAGAAGGGATTGTGATGGCGTTTGATGATGAGAAAGGCGATGCATAA
- the tssL gene encoding type VI secretion system protein TssL, short form produces MSEKNMDIDALLQNTWLQVISLRHGPVFQGEEGRLLWERCVADAERVQLALKQAGYDEQSCRDILYAQCALIDEVVKGRGVQDDACVQWYDVPLQGHFLGTIDAGDELCDRMREVLREPAPEQIVLTCFHRVMILGFLGEYRSISDPAREKLVQALTAQVPPFSYPQTAPVVAGRKGGCGVAGWLASWPVRIAFSLLILAALWWGLNHWLDSLLATLLPGAVT; encoded by the coding sequence ATGAGTGAAAAAAACATGGATATTGATGCGCTGCTGCAGAACACCTGGTTGCAGGTCATCAGCCTGCGCCATGGTCCCGTTTTTCAGGGCGAGGAAGGGCGGCTGTTGTGGGAGCGTTGTGTGGCCGATGCAGAGCGGGTGCAGCTGGCTCTGAAACAGGCTGGCTACGATGAACAGAGCTGCCGGGATATTCTTTATGCGCAGTGTGCGCTGATTGATGAAGTGGTTAAAGGGCGTGGTGTGCAGGATGATGCCTGCGTGCAGTGGTATGACGTCCCCCTGCAGGGCCATTTTCTGGGCACCATTGATGCCGGTGATGAACTGTGCGATCGCATGCGGGAGGTCCTGCGTGAGCCGGCGCCTGAACAGATCGTACTGACCTGTTTTCACCGGGTCATGATACTGGGTTTTCTGGGGGAGTATCGTTCGATTAGCGATCCGGCCCGGGAAAAACTGGTGCAGGCGCTGACGGCGCAGGTTCCGCCCTTTAGCTATCCGCAGACGGCGCCGGTGGTGGCCGGAAGAAAAGGAGGGTGTGGTGTTGCAGGCTGGCTGGCCAGCTGGCCTGTTCGTATCGCGTTTTCCCTGTTGATTCTGGCGGCACTGTGGTGGGGACTGAATCACTGGCTGGATAGCCTGCTGGCCACACTGCTGCCAGGAGCCGTGACATGA
- the hcp gene encoding type VI secretion system effector Hcp, translated as MAIPVYLWLKDDGGADIKGSVDVQDREGSIEVVAQEHNLYIPTDNNTGKLTGTRIHTPFLFTKEIDSSSPYLYKAVTTGQTLKSAEFKWYKINDAGQEVEYFNTKLENVKVVKVNPVMHDIKDPSFEKHNHLEQIELRYEKITWTYKDGNIIHSDSWNERATA; from the coding sequence ATGGCAATCCCAGTTTATCTGTGGCTGAAAGACGACGGCGGCGCGGACATTAAAGGGTCTGTGGACGTTCAGGATCGTGAAGGCAGCATCGAGGTCGTTGCTCAGGAGCATAACCTGTACATCCCGACCGACAACAACACCGGCAAGCTGACCGGCACCCGTATCCACACGCCGTTCCTGTTCACCAAGGAAATCGACTCCTCCAGCCCGTACCTGTACAAGGCGGTGACCACCGGTCAGACCCTGAAATCCGCGGAATTCAAGTGGTACAAAATCAACGACGCGGGCCAGGAAGTGGAGTACTTCAACACCAAACTGGAAAACGTGAAGGTGGTGAAGGTGAATCCGGTGATGCACGACATCAAAGACCCGAGCTTCGAGAAGCATAACCACCTGGAGCAGATCGAACTGCGCTACGAAAAAATCACCTGGACCTACAAGGACGGCAACATCATTCATTCCGATTCCTGGAACGAACGCGCCACCGCGTAA
- the tssC gene encoding type VI secretion system contractile sheath large subunit produces the protein MLMSVKNESVAGGESVVVERSEAGGVYASLFEKIHLSPVDKLSALESWQDNQAMSDATADERVTAAMQIFLERLKQSGSKVEKLDKTLLDHHIAELDSQISRQLDAVMHHPEFQKVESLWRGLKHTVDKTDFRQNVKLEILDLSKEDLRQDFEDSPEIIQSGLYKQTYIDEYDTPGGEPIAALISSYEFDASAQDVALLRNISKVSAAAHMPFIGSVGPKFFLKESMEDVAAIKDIGNYFDRAEYIKWKSFRDTDDSRYIGLTMPRVLGRLPYGPDTVPVRSFNYVEEVKGPDHEKYLWTNASFAFAANMVRSFINNGWCVQIRGPQAGGAVQDLPIHLYDLGTGNQVKIPSEVMIPETREFEFSNLGFIPLSYYKNRDYACFFSANSTQKPALYDTADATANSRINARLPYIFLLSRIAHYLKLIQRENIGTTKDRRLLELELNTWVRTLVTEMTDPGDELQASHPLRDARVVVEDIEDNPGFFRVKLYAIPHFQVEGMDVNLSLVSQMPKAKA, from the coding sequence ATGCTGATGTCTGTAAAAAATGAATCGGTCGCCGGCGGCGAAAGCGTGGTAGTGGAACGTTCTGAAGCCGGTGGCGTGTATGCCTCCCTGTTTGAAAAAATTCATCTGAGTCCGGTGGATAAACTGAGCGCCCTGGAGTCCTGGCAGGATAACCAGGCTATGTCGGACGCCACGGCAGACGAGCGCGTAACCGCCGCCATGCAGATCTTCCTGGAGCGCCTGAAACAGTCCGGCTCGAAGGTAGAGAAGCTCGACAAGACCCTGCTGGATCACCACATCGCCGAGCTGGACAGCCAGATCAGCCGCCAGTTGGACGCGGTAATGCACCATCCCGAATTCCAGAAAGTGGAATCACTGTGGCGCGGCCTGAAACATACCGTGGATAAGACCGATTTCCGCCAGAATGTGAAGCTGGAAATCCTCGATCTGTCGAAAGAAGACCTGCGTCAGGATTTCGAAGACTCCCCGGAAATCATCCAGAGCGGCCTGTACAAACAGACCTATATCGATGAATACGACACCCCCGGCGGAGAGCCGATTGCCGCGCTGATTTCGTCTTACGAGTTCGACGCTTCGGCCCAGGATGTGGCGCTGCTGCGCAACATTTCCAAAGTGTCTGCCGCCGCCCATATGCCGTTTATCGGCTCGGTGGGACCGAAGTTCTTCCTGAAAGAGAGTATGGAAGACGTCGCTGCTATCAAGGATATCGGCAACTACTTCGACCGCGCCGAATACATCAAGTGGAAGTCGTTCCGTGACACCGACGATTCCCGCTACATTGGCCTGACTATGCCGCGGGTGCTGGGGCGTCTGCCCTACGGGCCGGATACCGTACCGGTGCGCAGCTTTAACTATGTGGAAGAGGTTAAGGGGCCGGATCACGAGAAATACCTGTGGACCAACGCCTCGTTCGCCTTTGCCGCCAATATGGTGCGCAGCTTTATCAATAACGGCTGGTGTGTCCAGATCCGCGGGCCCCAGGCCGGTGGTGCGGTACAGGATCTACCGATCCACCTGTACGATCTGGGCACCGGCAACCAGGTGAAGATCCCGTCGGAAGTGATGATCCCGGAAACCCGCGAGTTCGAGTTTTCGAATCTGGGCTTTATTCCGCTCTCCTACTACAAGAACCGCGACTACGCCTGCTTCTTCTCGGCCAACTCGACCCAGAAACCGGCGCTGTACGACACCGCGGACGCCACCGCCAACAGCCGCATTAACGCGCGCCTGCCGTACATCTTCCTGCTGTCGCGTATCGCTCACTACCTGAAACTGATTCAGCGCGAAAATATCGGCACCACCAAGGACCGCCGCCTGCTGGAGCTGGAACTGAACACCTGGGTACGCACCCTGGTGACCGAGATGACCGATCCGGGTGACGAACTGCAGGCCTCGCACCCGCTGCGCGACGCCAGAGTGGTGGTGGAAGACATCGAGGACAACCCGGGATTCTTCCGCGTGAAGCTCTACGCCATCCCGCACTTCCAGGTGGAAGGGATGGACGTCAACCTGTCTCTGGTCAGCCAGATGCCGAAGGCGAAAGCGTAA